The proteins below come from a single Tigriopus californicus strain San Diego chromosome 3, Tcal_SD_v2.1, whole genome shotgun sequence genomic window:
- the LOC131878621 gene encoding phosphatidylinositol N-acetylglucosaminyltransferase subunit C-like, with the protein MGKWSRNLYEKTDYPDTYTPDDCFLAAIHRNKNLNKYTLHESVACASQVTLQFSSVILFYSGYIYLKQGWISSFNLLKLDLILALMAYLIAGTSSSLFGDFRHLIIFVTFGYGLTPVLFKLTDTISTDTIHTMSWIMLFLHLLLHNYSVKAYDTKPMSLNASLFSAVCLASRLDSSWDAFVLLSVAVVLFVLFPMARVRLDQALGLAFVAESVVVGVCFSISCGFGLGVACAMVFVNIIAPMLFVKWQSYKETIHGPWDEAVPLM; encoded by the coding sequence ATGGGCAAGTGGAGTCGCAATCTGTACGAGAAGACGGATTACCCGGACACGTACACCCCGGACGATTGCTTCTTGGCTGCCATTCATCGCAATAAGAACTTGAATAAATATACTCTTCATGAGAGTGTGGCGTGTGCCTCTCAAGTGACCTTACAATTCAGCTCCGTGATCCTCTTCTACTCGGGCTACATCTACCTCAAGCAAGGCTGGATCAGCAGCTTCAACTTACTCAAGTTGGATCTGATCTTGGCCCTCATGGCCTACCTGATCGCCGGCACATCCAGCTCCTTGTTCGGAGACTTCCGCCATCTAATCATCTTTGTGACCTTTGGCTACGGTCTAACGCCCGTTCTCTTCAAGCTCACAGACACGATCAGTACGGACACTATTCATACAATGAGTTGGATCATGTTGTTCCTTCATCTCTTGCTCCATAACTACAGTGTCAAGGCATATGATACCAAACCCATGTCTTTGAATGCCTCGCTATTTAGTGCCGTGTGTCTAGCCTCGAGATTGGACTCCAGTTGGGATGCCTTTGTGTTGCTTTCGGTGGCGGTGGTTCTCTTCGTCTTGTTCCCAATGGCGAGAGTCCGATTGGACCAGGCGTTGGGATTGGCCTTTGTCGCCGAATCCGTGGTAGTGGGCGTGTGTTTCTCCATTTCGTGTGGGTTCGGTTTAGGCGTGGCTTGCGCTATGGTGTTTGTGAATATTATTGCGCCTATGCTGTTTGTTAAATGGCAATCGTACAAAGAGACCATTCATGGCCCTTGGGACGAGGCTGTACCATTGATGTGA